The Coffea arabica cultivar ET-39 chromosome 1e, Coffea Arabica ET-39 HiFi, whole genome shotgun sequence genome has a window encoding:
- the LOC113717140 gene encoding uncharacterized protein isoform X1 → MAVPMFNLAPDMTVSRLCLGTMTFGEQNTLPQSFQLLDKAFDAGINFFDSAEMYPVPQRPRTQGRSEEYFGRWIRDRKIPRDRVVFATKVSGPSGQMTWIRNGPESLDASNITEALENSLLRVQTDYIDLYQIHWPDRYVPMFGETDYDPGRYISHISFDEQLDALGRAVDAGKIRYIGLSNETPYGVMKFLEIAQKEPHYLRIVSLQNAYNLLCRNFDFGMAECCHHERVCLLAYSPLAMGILSGKYFSLDKGPPDARFNLFRGRYAEGESRYNLSKTSIKAATESYLEIAEEYNIHPVSLAIAFVLRHPLVASAIFGATTVWQIQEVLNACSVNLSDDIIADVNKVHSRFPNPCP, encoded by the exons ATGGCTGTTCCGATGTTCAATCTCGCTCCTGATATGACGGTTTCTAGACTTTGTTTAG GGACGATGACGTTTGGTGAGCAAAACACGTTGCCTCAGTCCTTTCAATTGCTGGACAAAGCTTTCGATGCTGGAATAAACTTCTTCGACTCCGCCGAAAT GTACCCAGTGCCACAGCGACCCCGTACTCAAGGGAGGAGTGAGGAGTATTTTGGCCGTTGGATTAGAGATAGAAAAATTCCTCGTGACCGTGTTGTTTTTGCTACCAAG GTCAGTGGGCCATCTGGACAGATGACTTGGATTCGAAATGGACCGGAAAGTTTGGATGCCAGCAATATAACAGAAGCCCTAGAGAATAG TTTGTTGCGTGTTCAAACTGATTACATAGACTTGTATCAAATCCACTGGCCTGATCG TTATGTTCCAATGTTTGGAGAAACTGACTATGATCCTGGCCGTTATATTTCACATATAAGTTTTGATGAACAACTTGATGCTTTAGGCAGAGCTGTTGATGCTGGTAAG ATCAGATACATCGGACTAAGCAATGAGACTCCGTATGGAGTCATGAAGTTTCTGGAAATTGCCCAAAAGGAACCTCACTATCTAAGGATAGTATCTTTGCAG AATGCGTACAACTTGCTTTGCCGGAACTTTGATTTTGGGATGGCTGAATGCTGTCACCATGAGAG GGTTTGTCTGTTAGCATACAGTCCTTTAGCCATGGGCATTCTCTCCGGCAAGTATTTCTCACTTGACAAGGGTCCGCCAGATGCTCGTTTTAATCTTTTCAGAG GAAGATATGCTGAAGGAGAGTCGAGATACAACCTGTCAAAGACCAGTATAAAGGCAGCCACTGAA TCATATCTTGAAATTGCAGAAGAATACAACATCCACCCGGTGTCTCTTGCAATTG CCTTTGTTCTTCGACACCCTCTTGTTGCAAGTGCCATTTTTGGAGCTACAACAGTGTGGCAAATCCAAGAGGTTCTCAATGCCTGCAGTGTCAATCTGAGTGATGACATTATTGCAGATGTTAACAAGGTGCATTCAAGGTTCCCAAATCCCTGCCCCTGA
- the LOC113717140 gene encoding uncharacterized protein isoform X2, translating to MAVPMFNLAPDMTVSRLCLGTMTFGEQNTLPQSFQLLDKAFDAGINFFDSAEMYPVPQRPRTQGRSEEYFGRWIRDRKIPRDRVVFATKVSGPSGQMTWIRNGPESLDASNITEALENSLLRVQTDYIDLYQIHWPDRYVPMFGETDYDPGRYISHISFDEQLDALGRAVDAGKIRYIGLSNETPYGVMKFLEIAQKEPHYLRIVSLQNAYNLLCRNFDFGMAECCHHERVCLLAYSPLAMGILSGKYFSLDKGPPDARFNLFRGRYAEGESRYNLSKTSIKAATESYLEIAEEYNIHPVSLAIAFVLRHPLVASAIFGATTVWQIQEYNHWKVKDIGVCLYITEKMIWLRDCLAW from the exons ATGGCTGTTCCGATGTTCAATCTCGCTCCTGATATGACGGTTTCTAGACTTTGTTTAG GGACGATGACGTTTGGTGAGCAAAACACGTTGCCTCAGTCCTTTCAATTGCTGGACAAAGCTTTCGATGCTGGAATAAACTTCTTCGACTCCGCCGAAAT GTACCCAGTGCCACAGCGACCCCGTACTCAAGGGAGGAGTGAGGAGTATTTTGGCCGTTGGATTAGAGATAGAAAAATTCCTCGTGACCGTGTTGTTTTTGCTACCAAG GTCAGTGGGCCATCTGGACAGATGACTTGGATTCGAAATGGACCGGAAAGTTTGGATGCCAGCAATATAACAGAAGCCCTAGAGAATAG TTTGTTGCGTGTTCAAACTGATTACATAGACTTGTATCAAATCCACTGGCCTGATCG TTATGTTCCAATGTTTGGAGAAACTGACTATGATCCTGGCCGTTATATTTCACATATAAGTTTTGATGAACAACTTGATGCTTTAGGCAGAGCTGTTGATGCTGGTAAG ATCAGATACATCGGACTAAGCAATGAGACTCCGTATGGAGTCATGAAGTTTCTGGAAATTGCCCAAAAGGAACCTCACTATCTAAGGATAGTATCTTTGCAG AATGCGTACAACTTGCTTTGCCGGAACTTTGATTTTGGGATGGCTGAATGCTGTCACCATGAGAG GGTTTGTCTGTTAGCATACAGTCCTTTAGCCATGGGCATTCTCTCCGGCAAGTATTTCTCACTTGACAAGGGTCCGCCAGATGCTCGTTTTAATCTTTTCAGAG GAAGATATGCTGAAGGAGAGTCGAGATACAACCTGTCAAAGACCAGTATAAAGGCAGCCACTGAA TCATATCTTGAAATTGCAGAAGAATACAACATCCACCCGGTGTCTCTTGCAATTG CCTTTGTTCTTCGACACCCTCTTGTTGCAAGTGCCATTTTTGGAGCTACAACAGTGTGGCAAATCCAAGAG TATAATCATTGGAAGGTTAAAGATATTGGTGTCTGTTTGTACATTACGGAGAAAATGATCTGGCTTAGAGATTGCTTAGCATGGTAA
- the LOC113717140 gene encoding uncharacterized protein isoform X3, with protein MAVPMFNLAPDMTVSRLCLGTMTFGEQNTLPQSFQLLDKAFDAGINFFDSAEMYPVPQRPRTQGRSEEYFGRWIRDRKIPRDRVVFATKVSGPSGQMTWIRNGPESLDASNITEALENSYVPMFGETDYDPGRYISHISFDEQLDALGRAVDAGKIRYIGLSNETPYGVMKFLEIAQKEPHYLRIVSLQNAYNLLCRNFDFGMAECCHHERVCLLAYSPLAMGILSGKYFSLDKGPPDARFNLFRGRYAEGESRYNLSKTSIKAATESYLEIAEEYNIHPVSLAIAFVLRHPLVASAIFGATTVWQIQEVLNACSVNLSDDIIADVNKVHSRFPNPCP; from the exons ATGGCTGTTCCGATGTTCAATCTCGCTCCTGATATGACGGTTTCTAGACTTTGTTTAG GGACGATGACGTTTGGTGAGCAAAACACGTTGCCTCAGTCCTTTCAATTGCTGGACAAAGCTTTCGATGCTGGAATAAACTTCTTCGACTCCGCCGAAAT GTACCCAGTGCCACAGCGACCCCGTACTCAAGGGAGGAGTGAGGAGTATTTTGGCCGTTGGATTAGAGATAGAAAAATTCCTCGTGACCGTGTTGTTTTTGCTACCAAG GTCAGTGGGCCATCTGGACAGATGACTTGGATTCGAAATGGACCGGAAAGTTTGGATGCCAGCAATATAACAGAAGCCCTAGAGAATAG TTATGTTCCAATGTTTGGAGAAACTGACTATGATCCTGGCCGTTATATTTCACATATAAGTTTTGATGAACAACTTGATGCTTTAGGCAGAGCTGTTGATGCTGGTAAG ATCAGATACATCGGACTAAGCAATGAGACTCCGTATGGAGTCATGAAGTTTCTGGAAATTGCCCAAAAGGAACCTCACTATCTAAGGATAGTATCTTTGCAG AATGCGTACAACTTGCTTTGCCGGAACTTTGATTTTGGGATGGCTGAATGCTGTCACCATGAGAG GGTTTGTCTGTTAGCATACAGTCCTTTAGCCATGGGCATTCTCTCCGGCAAGTATTTCTCACTTGACAAGGGTCCGCCAGATGCTCGTTTTAATCTTTTCAGAG GAAGATATGCTGAAGGAGAGTCGAGATACAACCTGTCAAAGACCAGTATAAAGGCAGCCACTGAA TCATATCTTGAAATTGCAGAAGAATACAACATCCACCCGGTGTCTCTTGCAATTG CCTTTGTTCTTCGACACCCTCTTGTTGCAAGTGCCATTTTTGGAGCTACAACAGTGTGGCAAATCCAAGAGGTTCTCAATGCCTGCAGTGTCAATCTGAGTGATGACATTATTGCAGATGTTAACAAGGTGCATTCAAGGTTCCCAAATCCCTGCCCCTGA